Below is a window of Arabidopsis thaliana chromosome 2, partial sequence DNA.
TGAGGAAATTCTCCGAGCAATATGCTCGTCGCTCTGGGACTTACTTCTGTGTTGATAAAGGAGTTACTTCAGTCGTTATTAAGGTACTCTTGATTTCAATCGGAGCTTATTGAAATTTCAGATGAACTTGTGTTGATATGAAGATTGTGATCAACTGCTTAACTATTGAAGTGGCTTGTGTCTTTCTACTTGTAGATTATGAGTTAGTGAATGTAAACATCTTGAGGTTTAATGCTTAACTTTGTGAGCAGGGTTTGGCTGAGCATAAAGATTCATATGGTGCACCGCTTTGCCCTTGCAGGTGATTTGCTTCTTCCGAGCAATCTTGAACTATCTATGTATTCGTAAAGTTTGATcctttgttgttgatgtagaCACTATGATGATAAAGCTGCTGAGGTTGGACAAGGCTTTTGGAATTGTCCGTGTGTTCCAATGAGAGAGAGGTAAGAACTATCTTCTTCATGTGGTTGCATAA
It encodes the following:
- a CDS encoding ferredoxin thioredoxin reductase catalytic beta chain family protein, coding for MLVALGLTSVLIKELLQSLLRVWLSIKIHMVHRFALAAAEVGQGFWNCPCVPMRERKECHCMLFLTPDNDFAGKDQTITSDEIKETTANM